In the Arachis ipaensis cultivar K30076 chromosome B10, Araip1.1, whole genome shotgun sequence genome, one interval contains:
- the LOC107620107 gene encoding uncharacterized protein LOC107620107, whose product MSVLINGSPSKPFNMERGLRQGDPLSLFLFVLVVDVLHRMIGEAVRNGRISPLQVGRDSVPLSHLQFADDTIIFCPPEEETIKNYKRLLRFFELMSGLSINFDKSSLIPINCDEQWVERMCNLLSCKGDALLVKYLGISLGSNPRLVKTWKPIIDKVEEKLSLWKAKVLNKAEKLVLIKSVLNSLPVYYLSLFKMPKAVAEKLISLQRRFLWSSEEGRTGDAGGTGPSGGNQL is encoded by the exons ATGTCGGTGCTAATAAATGGCTCGCCATCTAAGCCTTTCAACATGGAAAGAGGTTTGAGGCAAGGTGACCCACTGTCTCTGTTTTTGTTTGTGCTGGTGGTGGATGTGCTGCATCGAATGATTGGAGAGGCAGTGAGGAATGGTCGTATATCACCGCTGCAGGTTGGTAGAGATAGTGTACCATTGTCACATCTTCAGTTTGCTGATGACACTATCATCTTCTGCCCACCAGAGGAAGAGACTATAAAGAATTACAAGAGACTTCTGCGATTCTTCGAGTTGATGTCAGGCTTGAGTATCAATTTTGATAAGTCCAGCCTAATTCCAATTAATTGTGACGAGCAATGGGTCGAGCGTATGTGTAACCTACTGAGTTGTAAGGGGGATGCTCTTCTAGTTAAATACCTTGGAATATCTCTAGGATCTAATCCAAGGTTGGTGAAGACATGGAAGCCTATCATAGACAAGGTGGAGGAGAAACTCAGCTTGTGGAAGGCCAAGGTGTTGAACAAAGCTGAGAAGTTGGTACTTATCAAATCTGTGTTGAACAGTCTGCCAGTATACTATTTGAGCTTGTTCAAGATGCCGAAAGCTGTTGCTGAGAAATTGATTTCGCTACAGAGAAGATTCCTGTGGAGCTCAGAAGAGGGAAGGACTG gtgatgCAGGAGGAACTGGTCCCAGCGGAGGTAACCAGCTATAG
- the LOC107624209 gene encoding kinetochore protein NDC80 homolog isoform X1, producing MRPGAGSRRQPNDSFIPPPTPLDFHQRNQFPRDSDASFASSRPSSAGGGAGRTRFEDYKERHFQQSVISAINSFLKSRDSTIRFKSGGTTPSAKVIIETLQFLLREIEYPVSKLEEDLPPLLKRLNYPFKLNKSILKSPAAPHQWPYLLALIHWLLQIASFGSHLSQSTSNTVSSLLQVNLVHQYTLNSYLNYIKGHDDVVEELELDIIDKLNHQKALAQEKLEAANNELKSLRDDLERLRLHPVKKEELEKTKGMLEDDVKKFNLLIEDVGRKIEEMEKVLAEKEKVLEAKEQENRRVCEENKELRRTVEAQPVNVRDVERMKRELQALEREIQEGELARNVWEDKFWELENNLSHKFKELEVLALDCNQELRRLKIGDDIQYQLNAKGTTPAEIMGFDHKLSLKPALNSYTEDIKKISMGRWEELISYQQMSNENAARLEQKRNNVATLQSQIDKMEAEVNMIKNETQDYVNRCSAEAKRMLEDVHVAGHDLDIMEREAAEVLKAAQLNLQEAIKQSEEEIQMRARELLKLVDSVSKYKEYVGSKISEMNRELSETATAVSEAYRGSFPSQFTNILNTNRQPESRD from the exons ATGAGACCCGGCGCTGGATCCCGCCGACAACCCAACGACTCATTCATTCCGCCGCCAACTCCGCTGGATTTCCATCAGCGCAATCAGTTCCCCCGCGACTCCGACGCCAGTTTCGCAAGCAGCCGCCCTTCTTCCGCCGGAGGCGGCGCGGGGCGCACGAGGTTCGAGGACTACAAGGAGCGCCACTTTCAGCAATCGGTGATTTCCGCCATCAACTCGTTCCTAAAGTCGCGGGACTCTACCATCAGGTTCAAATCCGGCGGCACCACACCTTCCGCGAAGGTCATCATCGAAACCCTACAGTTCCTTCTGAGAGAGATCGAGTACCCTGTGTCGAAACTCGAAGAGGATCTTCCCCCTCTCCTGAAGCGCCTCAATTACCCGTTCAAGCTCAACAAGTCCATCCTCAAATCCCCCGCTGCCCCTCACCAGTGGCCTTACTTGCTCGCACTCATTCACTGGCTCCTTCAGATCGCCTCCTTCGGCTCTCACCTCTCCCAATCCACCTCCAATACCGTCTCTTCCCTCCTCCAGGTCAACCTTGTCCACCAGTACACCCTCAATTCCTATCTTAACTACATTAAGGGCCATGATGATGTGGTTGAAGAACTCGAACTCGACATCATCGACAAGCTCAACCACCAGAAGGCCCTCGCCCAGGAGAAGCTCGAGGCTGCCAACAATGAGCTCAAGAGTTTGAGGGATGACTTGGAGAGGCTGAGGTTGCATCCCGTAAAGAAGGAGGAGCTGGAGAAGACTAAG GGCATGCTAGAGGACGATGTGAAGAAGTTTAATCTTCTGATTGAGGATGTTGGGAGGAAGATTGAGGAGATGGAGAAGGTGCTGGCAGAGAAGGAGAAGGTTCTGGAGGCGAAGGAGCAGGAGAACCGTAGGGTTTGCGAGGAGAACAAGGAACTCAGGAGGACGGTAGAGGCACAGCCTGTGAATGTGAGGGATGTGGAGAGGATGAAGAGGGAGTTGCAGGCTTTGGAGAGGGAGATCCAGGAGGGCGAGCTTGCCCGGAATGTTTGGGAGGACAAGTTCTGGGAACTGGAGAATAATCTTTCTCACAAGTTCAAGGAGCTTGAGGTGCTTGCTTTGGATTGCAACCAAGAGCTGAGGAG GTTGAAGATCGGTGATGATATTCAGTATCAGTTGAATGCCAAGGGAACTACGCCTGCTGAGATTATGGGTTTTGACCATAAATTGAGTCTGAAGCCTGCACTTAACTCATACACTGAGGACATTAAGAAGATTTCTATGGGGAGATGGGAAGAGTTAATTTCCTATCAGCAAATGTCCAATGAAAATGCTGCTAGGCTTGAGCAAAAAAGAAATAATGTTGCAACATTGCAGTCACAGATTGATAAA ATGGAAGCTGAAGTAAACATGATAAAGAATGAAACACAAGATTATGTAAATAGATGTTCAGCTGAAGCAAAGCGAATGTTGGAGGATGTCCACGTAGCAGGTCATGACCTGGACATTATGGAAAGAGAGGCAGCTGAGGTTCTGAAG GCTGCCCAATTGAATTTGCAGGAAGCAATTAAGCAAAGTGAAGAAGAAATACAAATGCGTGCTCGTGAGCTCCTGAAGTTGGTTGATTCAGTATCAAAGTATAAAGAATACGTGGGGTCTAAAATTTCAGAGATGAATAGGGAACTATCAGAAACTGCAACTGCTGTCTCTGAGGCATACAGGGGTTCATTTCCGTCCCAATTCACCAATATATTGAATACAAATCGCCAGCCTGAGAGTAGAGATTGA
- the LOC107624209 gene encoding kinetochore protein NDC80 homolog isoform X2, which translates to MRPGAGSRRQPNDSFIPPPTPLDFHQRNQFPRDSDASFASSRPSSAGGGAGRTRFEDYKERHFQQSVISAINSFLKSRDSTIRFKSGGTTPSAKVIIETLQFLLREIEYPVSKLEEDLPPLLKRLNYPFKLNKSILKSPAAPHQWPYLLALIHWLLQIASFGSHLSQSTSNTVSSLLQVNLVHQYTLNSYLNYIKGHDDVVEELELDIIDKLNHQKALAQEKLEAANNELKSLRDDLERLRLHPVKKEELEKTKGMLEDDVKKFNLLIEDVGRKIEEMEKVLAEKEKVLEAKEQENRRVCEENKELRRTVEAQPVNVRDVERMKRELQALEREIQEGELARNVWEDKFWELENNLSHKFKELEVLALDCNQELRRLKIGDDIQYQLNAKGTTPAEIMGFDHKLSLKPALNSYTEDIKKISMGRWEELISYQQMSNENAARLEQKRNNVATLQSQIDKMEAEVNMIKNETQDYVNRCSAEAKRMLEDVHVAGHDLDIMEREAAEVLKVIPWLLILQLPN; encoded by the exons ATGAGACCCGGCGCTGGATCCCGCCGACAACCCAACGACTCATTCATTCCGCCGCCAACTCCGCTGGATTTCCATCAGCGCAATCAGTTCCCCCGCGACTCCGACGCCAGTTTCGCAAGCAGCCGCCCTTCTTCCGCCGGAGGCGGCGCGGGGCGCACGAGGTTCGAGGACTACAAGGAGCGCCACTTTCAGCAATCGGTGATTTCCGCCATCAACTCGTTCCTAAAGTCGCGGGACTCTACCATCAGGTTCAAATCCGGCGGCACCACACCTTCCGCGAAGGTCATCATCGAAACCCTACAGTTCCTTCTGAGAGAGATCGAGTACCCTGTGTCGAAACTCGAAGAGGATCTTCCCCCTCTCCTGAAGCGCCTCAATTACCCGTTCAAGCTCAACAAGTCCATCCTCAAATCCCCCGCTGCCCCTCACCAGTGGCCTTACTTGCTCGCACTCATTCACTGGCTCCTTCAGATCGCCTCCTTCGGCTCTCACCTCTCCCAATCCACCTCCAATACCGTCTCTTCCCTCCTCCAGGTCAACCTTGTCCACCAGTACACCCTCAATTCCTATCTTAACTACATTAAGGGCCATGATGATGTGGTTGAAGAACTCGAACTCGACATCATCGACAAGCTCAACCACCAGAAGGCCCTCGCCCAGGAGAAGCTCGAGGCTGCCAACAATGAGCTCAAGAGTTTGAGGGATGACTTGGAGAGGCTGAGGTTGCATCCCGTAAAGAAGGAGGAGCTGGAGAAGACTAAG GGCATGCTAGAGGACGATGTGAAGAAGTTTAATCTTCTGATTGAGGATGTTGGGAGGAAGATTGAGGAGATGGAGAAGGTGCTGGCAGAGAAGGAGAAGGTTCTGGAGGCGAAGGAGCAGGAGAACCGTAGGGTTTGCGAGGAGAACAAGGAACTCAGGAGGACGGTAGAGGCACAGCCTGTGAATGTGAGGGATGTGGAGAGGATGAAGAGGGAGTTGCAGGCTTTGGAGAGGGAGATCCAGGAGGGCGAGCTTGCCCGGAATGTTTGGGAGGACAAGTTCTGGGAACTGGAGAATAATCTTTCTCACAAGTTCAAGGAGCTTGAGGTGCTTGCTTTGGATTGCAACCAAGAGCTGAGGAG GTTGAAGATCGGTGATGATATTCAGTATCAGTTGAATGCCAAGGGAACTACGCCTGCTGAGATTATGGGTTTTGACCATAAATTGAGTCTGAAGCCTGCACTTAACTCATACACTGAGGACATTAAGAAGATTTCTATGGGGAGATGGGAAGAGTTAATTTCCTATCAGCAAATGTCCAATGAAAATGCTGCTAGGCTTGAGCAAAAAAGAAATAATGTTGCAACATTGCAGTCACAGATTGATAAA ATGGAAGCTGAAGTAAACATGATAAAGAATGAAACACAAGATTATGTAAATAGATGTTCAGCTGAAGCAAAGCGAATGTTGGAGGATGTCCACGTAGCAGGTCATGACCTGGACATTATGGAAAGAGAGGCAGCTGAGGTTCTGAAGGTAATTCCATGGTTGTTAATTCTTCA GCTGCCCAATTGA
- the LOC107624162 gene encoding partner of Y14 and mago yields MSTSRRSEDQQHKEQVPELSKTLKEGERILAPTRRPDGTLRKAIRIRAGYTPQEEVAIYQPKAALLKKEMASHSGPPGYDPALDNSKPKTKSVKRNERKKEKRLQAALEKEKNLELNVTEDSTKLEAVKNDLGSESVQSLTSQINELAVSGSSSVASPVTDSTEGLDSSGCSQDIDKKIRALKKKIRQTESLQQKAAEQDMKPEQLEKLAKLEDWRNELRLLEERVKRQQHDQSLRTTKLN; encoded by the exons ATGTCAACGAGTCGCCGAAGCGAAGATCAACAACACAAGGAGCAAGTTCCAGAGCTCAGCAAAACCCTAAAAGAAGGAGAGAGGATTCTCGCCCCTACGCGGCGACCCGATGGAACCCTCCGAAAAGCCATTCGCATCAGAGCTGGCTATACCCCTCAAGAAGAAGTCGCCATTTATCAACCCAAAGCTGCTCTG TTGAAGAAAGAGATGGCATCACACAGTGGACCTCCGGGTTATGATCCTGCATTGGATAATTCAAAACCAAAGACGAAATCGGTAAAGAGGAACGAAAGGAAGAAGGAAAAACGACTTCAG GCTGCCCTTGAAAAGGAAAAGAATTTAGAATTAAATGTAACCGAAGATAGTACGAAGCTAGAAGCAGTTAAGAATGATCTTGGATCAGAATCTGTCCAGTCGCTAACATCTCAGATTAATGAACTAGCTGTTTCTGGAAGTTCTTCCGTTGCTTCTCCTGTCACGGACTCTACAGAAGGTTTAGACTCATCTGGCTGCAGCCAAGATATTGATAAAAAGATTCGAGCACTGAAAAAGAAG ATACGACAGACAGAAAGCCTCCAGCAGAAAGCTGCAGAGCAAGATATGAAGCCTGAGCAGTTAGAGAAGCTAGCAAAACTGGAAGATTGGCGTAATGAGCTAAGACTTTTGGAGGAAAGGGTGAAACGACAGCAGCATGACCAAAGTCTTAGAACTACTAAATTAAATTAG